In Halosegnis marinus, one genomic interval encodes:
- a CDS encoding DUF7553 family protein, producing MVNKHFEDARYYLKRAGETAKEGVSEEVGKVESRLREVTGRESEPEAGRLDEIRADLSEIQERAEGEAREAIADARERLDSYRKQEA from the coding sequence ATGGTCAACAAACACTTCGAGGACGCGCGGTACTACCTGAAGCGAGCGGGCGAGACGGCGAAGGAAGGCGTCTCCGAGGAGGTCGGCAAGGTGGAGTCGCGACTGCGCGAGGTCACCGGTCGCGAGTCGGAACCCGAAGCGGGGCGCCTCGACGAGATACGGGCGGACCTCTCGGAGATACAGGAGCGCGCCGAGGGCGAGGCGCGCGAGGCCATCGCCGACGCCCGCGAGCGCCTCGACAGCTACCGCAAGCAGGAAGCGTAG
- a CDS encoding cob(I)yrinic acid a,c-diamide adenosyltransferase, producing the protein MKIYTGRGDEGMTDLRDMSRVSKTSLRIEAYGTVDEVNSAIGVLRPSGYDDIDEQLREIQNHLHVVQADLANPDTDDEDAPHVTDDHTDWLENVMDDHDEELEPLQSFVLPGGSPVGARLHQARAVCRRAERRCVDLAGDEPINAEVVAYLNRLSDALFTLARVVNAREGVAEESPEY; encoded by the coding sequence ATGAAGATATACACGGGTCGCGGCGACGAGGGGATGACCGACCTCCGGGACATGTCGCGCGTATCGAAGACGAGCCTCCGCATCGAGGCGTACGGCACCGTCGACGAGGTGAACTCCGCCATCGGCGTCCTGCGCCCCTCGGGGTACGACGACATCGACGAGCAGCTCCGCGAGATACAGAACCACCTCCACGTCGTGCAGGCCGACCTCGCCAACCCGGACACCGACGACGAGGACGCCCCGCACGTCACCGACGACCACACGGACTGGCTGGAGAACGTGATGGACGACCACGACGAGGAACTGGAGCCGCTGCAGTCGTTCGTCCTTCCGGGGGGAAGCCCGGTCGGCGCGCGCCTCCATCAGGCCCGCGCGGTCTGCCGGCGCGCCGAGCGCCGCTGTGTCGACCTCGCCGGCGACGAGCCCATCAACGCCGAGGTGGTCGCGTATCTCAATCGCCTGTCGGACGCGCTGTTCACGCTCGCGCGGGTCGTCAACGCCCGCGAGGGCGTCGCCGAGGAGTCGCCGGAGTACTGA
- a CDS encoding MFS transporter, with product MSDGVPLRRNRDFVRFLVGRFVSNAGDSLYSVAALWLVFELSGSSALVGVANALLLLPWVLQALAGPVVDRLPLKPLLVGSQVVQGVVVLVLPLAAATGRLTTTLLLVTVPVLSLATLVVDPAQSALVPRIVPDRQLSRGNSALATVTLGLDMVFDALGGVFIAVAGATALFALDAATFAVAAVLFAGMAVPAARDDSREGDIGGSALADYASDLREGVAAVRGSAFVHMTATAAVFNLAVGVTLATLPAFGASLGGPAAYGFLLGALGIGRLVGSAVAPRLTGLPYGRTMAALYLGSACLWAASVYAPTTALTVGLFGLSWVSGGVGGVFVSTLNQKAFPDALLGRVTSVKGTASGATLPLGSLLGGLVASALGPRTTVALAAAGFGFSGLCFLCHPTLRRLPAVADATPAAFGVSVPDGE from the coding sequence GTGAGCGACGGCGTTCCGCTCCGGCGCAACCGCGACTTCGTCCGCTTTCTCGTCGGCCGGTTCGTCTCGAACGCCGGCGACAGCCTCTACAGCGTCGCCGCCCTCTGGCTCGTCTTCGAGCTGAGCGGCTCGTCGGCCCTCGTCGGCGTCGCCAACGCCCTCCTGCTGTTGCCGTGGGTGTTGCAGGCGCTCGCCGGGCCGGTCGTCGACCGCCTCCCGCTCAAGCCCCTGCTCGTCGGCTCGCAGGTCGTGCAGGGCGTCGTCGTCCTCGTCCTCCCGCTCGCGGCGGCGACGGGTCGGCTCACGACGACCCTGCTGCTCGTCACCGTTCCCGTGCTCTCGCTCGCCACGCTGGTGGTGGACCCGGCACAGTCGGCGCTGGTGCCCCGAATCGTTCCGGACCGGCAGCTATCGCGGGGGAACTCCGCGCTCGCGACCGTGACGCTCGGGCTCGATATGGTGTTCGACGCGCTCGGCGGCGTGTTCATCGCCGTCGCCGGCGCGACGGCCCTGTTCGCCCTCGACGCGGCGACGTTCGCCGTCGCCGCCGTGCTGTTCGCCGGGATGGCCGTTCCCGCGGCCCGGGACGACAGCCGCGAGGGCGACATCGGTGGCTCCGCCCTCGCCGACTACGCCTCCGACCTCCGCGAGGGCGTCGCGGCGGTCCGCGGCTCCGCGTTCGTCCACATGACGGCCACCGCCGCGGTGTTCAACCTCGCCGTCGGCGTGACGCTCGCGACCCTTCCGGCGTTCGGGGCGTCGCTCGGCGGACCGGCTGCCTACGGGTTCCTGCTCGGCGCACTCGGCATCGGTCGCCTCGTCGGGTCGGCCGTCGCCCCCCGACTCACGGGCCTCCCGTACGGCCGGACGATGGCCGCCCTGTATCTCGGCTCGGCGTGCCTGTGGGCCGCCTCGGTCTACGCCCCGACGACGGCGCTCACCGTCGGCCTGTTCGGCCTCTCGTGGGTCTCGGGCGGTGTGGGGGGCGTCTTCGTCTCGACGCTGAACCAGAAGGCGTTCCCCGACGCGCTGCTCGGCCGCGTCACCAGCGTCAAAGGGACTGCTTCGGGGGCGACGCTCCCGCTCGGGTCGCTTCTCGGCGGGCTCGTCGCCTCGGCGCTCGGCCCGCGGACGACGGTGGCGCTGGCTGCGGCCGGCTTCGGGTTCTCGGGCCTCTGCTTCCTGTGTCACCCGACGCTGCGGCGGCTGCCGGCCGTCGCCGACGCGACCCCGGCCGCGTTCGGCGTCTCCGTGCCGGACGGGGAGTAG
- the gcvPB gene encoding aminomethyl-transferring glycine dehydrogenase subunit GcvPB produces MTDPLRFDQAAWHDPDGERYEPLLSEKGNREVAVESELPDDLTRDTVELPDVAEPELARHYTRLSEMNYGVESGPFPLGSCTMKYNPKFTEDLAADPNASVHPDRSTRSTQGTLQVMHELQDYLAAIGGMDAVTLQPPAGAAGEFAGLLVIDAYHEANGEDRGEVVIPDSAHGTNFASAAMAGYDVVSLPSNDEGRVDLDALDAALSEDTAALMLTNPNTLGLFERDIETVAERVHDAGGLLYYDGANLNALLGRARPGDMGFDVMHYNVHKTFATPHGGGGPGAGPVGVVEELAEFLPDPHVRERDGRYERYTPESSVGKVHGYAGNWLVLLKAHAYITRLGDEGLADASAKAVLNANYLAERVEYEVPFGPFHHEFVASAGEQDAADAAKRMLDFGVHPPTTKWPEIVPEALMTEPTEVESKRTLDQLAAAFNAARDSDDGDLDAAPSRTAAGRIDQTSAARNPRLSWQALDDE; encoded by the coding sequence ATGACCGACCCGCTCCGCTTCGACCAGGCGGCGTGGCACGACCCCGACGGCGAGCGGTACGAGCCGCTGCTCTCGGAGAAGGGGAACCGCGAGGTCGCGGTCGAGTCCGAGCTACCCGACGACCTGACGCGCGACACGGTGGAACTGCCCGACGTGGCCGAACCCGAACTCGCGCGCCACTACACGCGGCTCTCGGAGATGAACTACGGCGTCGAGTCCGGCCCGTTCCCGCTCGGCTCCTGTACGATGAAGTACAACCCGAAGTTCACGGAGGACCTCGCGGCGGACCCGAACGCCTCCGTCCACCCCGACCGCTCGACGCGCTCGACGCAGGGAACCCTCCAGGTCATGCACGAACTGCAGGACTACCTCGCGGCCATCGGCGGGATGGACGCCGTGACGCTCCAGCCCCCCGCGGGCGCGGCCGGCGAGTTCGCCGGCCTGCTCGTCATCGACGCGTACCACGAGGCCAACGGCGAGGACCGCGGCGAGGTGGTCATCCCCGACTCCGCGCACGGGACGAACTTCGCCTCCGCGGCGATGGCCGGCTACGACGTCGTCTCGCTCCCCTCGAACGACGAGGGCCGGGTCGACCTCGACGCGCTCGACGCCGCCCTCTCCGAGGACACCGCGGCGCTGATGTTGACGAACCCGAACACGCTCGGCCTGTTCGAGCGCGACATCGAGACGGTCGCCGAGCGCGTCCACGACGCCGGCGGCCTGCTCTACTACGACGGCGCGAACCTCAACGCCCTGCTCGGGCGCGCGCGCCCCGGCGACATGGGGTTCGACGTGATGCACTACAACGTCCACAAGACGTTCGCCACGCCCCACGGGGGCGGCGGACCGGGCGCGGGTCCGGTCGGCGTCGTCGAGGAACTCGCCGAGTTCCTCCCCGACCCCCACGTCCGCGAGCGCGACGGCCGGTACGAGCGCTACACGCCGGAGTCGTCCGTCGGGAAGGTCCACGGCTACGCGGGCAACTGGCTCGTCCTGCTGAAGGCGCACGCGTACATCACGCGCCTCGGCGACGAGGGGCTGGCCGACGCGAGCGCGAAGGCCGTCCTCAACGCGAACTACCTCGCGGAGCGGGTGGAGTACGAGGTGCCCTTCGGCCCGTTCCACCACGAGTTCGTCGCGAGCGCGGGCGAGCAGGACGCGGCGGACGCCGCGAAGCGGATGCTCGACTTCGGTGTCCACCCGCCGACGACGAAGTGGCCCGAGATCGTGCCCGAGGCGCTGATGACCGAACCGACCGAGGTGGAGTCGAAGCGCACGCTCGACCAACTGGCCGCGGCGTTCAACGCCGCTCGCGACAGCGACGACGGCGACCTCGACGCCGCGCCGTCGCGGACGGCCGCCGGGCGCATCGACCAGACGAGCGCGGCCCGCAACCCCCGCCTCTCGTGGCAGGCGCTCGACGACGAGTAA
- the gcvPA gene encoding aminomethyl-transferring glycine dehydrogenase subunit GcvPA — protein MPVTGSPYAPHSEAETAAMLDAVGAADEEALFDIPESVRFDGAFDIPARSEQAAMAEVGTTLGRNDDLVEFLGRGHYDHYVPSAVDHLADRSEFLTSYTQYQPEVAQGFLQALFEFQSMLVELTGLGVANCSMYDAATALGEAATLAERVRSVSGTRVLVPDLLHEGRRGVLDNYLVGSELSVETYPSDDGAADVDALADAMDDDVAMVYAENPTLRGAVEEGLSEIGALADDNDALFTLGTDVVALALLEVPASVGADVVVGDGSALGLPAAYGFGLGLFACREEFLRQVPGRLVGASEDANGKRAYTLTLQTREQHIRRERATSNICSNQAWVALRTAMHAAYLGPDGLVDLANDCVRRARETAARLDELTGVKAPLHDRHHFREFVAHTDQPARAVAEDLEAEGYAVHAVGEHEVQVCVTETNAPALDGFVEAFAGAVR, from the coding sequence ATTCCCGTGACGGGAAGCCCGTACGCACCACATTCGGAGGCGGAGACGGCGGCGATGCTCGACGCCGTCGGGGCCGCCGACGAGGAGGCGCTGTTCGACATCCCCGAGTCCGTCCGGTTCGACGGCGCGTTCGACATCCCCGCGCGCTCCGAGCAGGCCGCGATGGCCGAGGTCGGGACGACGCTCGGGCGAAACGACGACCTCGTCGAGTTCCTCGGCCGGGGCCACTACGACCACTACGTCCCGTCGGCCGTGGACCACCTCGCCGACCGCTCGGAGTTCCTCACCTCCTACACCCAGTACCAGCCGGAGGTGGCACAGGGGTTCCTGCAGGCGCTGTTCGAGTTCCAGTCGATGCTGGTCGAACTCACCGGCCTCGGCGTCGCCAACTGCTCGATGTACGACGCCGCGACCGCGCTGGGCGAGGCCGCGACGCTGGCCGAGCGCGTCCGTTCCGTCTCGGGCACGCGCGTGCTCGTTCCCGACCTGCTCCACGAGGGACGGCGCGGCGTCCTCGACAACTACCTCGTCGGCTCGGAGCTCTCGGTCGAGACGTATCCGAGCGACGACGGCGCCGCCGACGTGGACGCGCTCGCCGACGCGATGGACGACGACGTCGCGATGGTGTACGCCGAGAACCCGACGCTCCGCGGGGCCGTCGAGGAAGGACTGTCCGAGATCGGCGCGCTCGCGGACGACAACGACGCGCTGTTCACGCTCGGCACGGACGTGGTCGCGCTCGCCCTCTTAGAGGTGCCGGCGAGCGTCGGCGCGGACGTCGTGGTCGGCGACGGGAGCGCGCTCGGACTGCCCGCCGCCTACGGCTTCGGCCTCGGGCTGTTCGCCTGCCGCGAGGAGTTCCTCCGGCAGGTTCCCGGCCGGCTGGTCGGGGCGAGCGAGGACGCGAACGGGAAGCGCGCCTACACGCTCACGCTCCAGACGCGCGAACAGCACATCCGGCGGGAGCGCGCCACCTCGAACATCTGCTCCAATCAGGCGTGGGTGGCGCTCCGGACCGCGATGCACGCCGCCTACCTCGGGCCGGACGGCCTCGTCGACCTGGCGAACGACTGCGTGCGCCGGGCCCGCGAGACGGCCGCGCGGCTGGACGAACTGACGGGGGTGAAGGCGCCGCTGCACGACCGCCACCACTTCCGGGAGTTCGTCGCCCACACCGACCAGCCCGCCCGCGCCGTGGCCGAGGACCTCGAAGCCGAGGGGTACGCGGTCCACGCCGTCGGCGAACACGAGGTGCAGGTGTGCGTCACGGAGACGAACGCGCCGGCGCTCGACGGCTTCGTCGAGGCCTTCGCGGGGGCGGTCCGATGA
- the gcvH gene encoding glycine cleavage system protein GcvH has translation MSFDIRDDCRYLETHEWARPNGAVRVGITDFAQDELGDVVFVELPEVGDDLDAGAQFGVIESIKAVSDLYAPVGGEVTAVNEELFDAPELVNEEPFDGGWMLEIEPGDEGDLDDLLSPEEYREQTE, from the coding sequence ATGAGCTTCGACATCCGCGACGACTGCCGGTACCTGGAAACGCACGAGTGGGCCCGCCCGAACGGCGCGGTCCGCGTCGGAATCACGGACTTCGCGCAGGACGAACTCGGCGACGTGGTGTTCGTCGAACTCCCGGAGGTCGGCGACGACCTCGACGCCGGCGCGCAGTTCGGCGTCATCGAGTCCATCAAGGCCGTCTCCGACCTCTACGCCCCCGTGGGCGGCGAGGTGACGGCCGTGAACGAGGAACTCTTCGACGCGCCCGAACTCGTCAACGAGGAGCCGTTCGACGGGGGCTGGATGCTGGAAATCGAGCCCGGTGACGAGGGCGACCTCGACGACCTGCTGTCGCCCGAGGAGTACCGCGAGCAGACGGAGTAG
- the gcvT gene encoding glycine cleavage system aminomethyltransferase GcvT encodes MALRTPPLREAHAERGAKFTEFGGWDMPVEFDGIRVEHEAVRSAAGLFDVSHMGQIEVSGPDATELTNRLTTNDVAALDAGDAQYAAITDEDGNIIDDTVVYLLPDGETYLFVPNAGGDGEMHERWTSRRDEWGLDAVVANATEEYAMFALQGPDAVATASEAAGTDLDDIRRFTGRDATVADTACFVARTGYTGEDGVEFLLPTDGAEAVWHALADTDGTGVQPCGLGARDTLRIEAGFLLAGQDFDIESNPRTPYEAGIGFAVDLDTEFVGRDALAAATDPEETFVGFKLTERGVPRHGYDVVDTENRIIGEVTSGTMSPTLDEPVGMGYLPTEYADPGTDVRVVVRGSAKNARVHSLPFYEP; translated from the coding sequence ATGGCCCTTCGGACGCCGCCGTTGCGCGAGGCCCACGCCGAGCGCGGGGCGAAGTTCACCGAGTTCGGCGGCTGGGACATGCCCGTCGAGTTCGACGGTATCCGGGTCGAACACGAGGCCGTGCGGTCCGCGGCCGGGCTCTTCGACGTCTCCCACATGGGACAGATCGAGGTCTCGGGACCGGACGCGACCGAGCTGACGAACCGCCTGACGACCAACGACGTCGCGGCGCTCGACGCGGGCGACGCCCAGTACGCCGCCATCACGGACGAGGACGGCAACATCATCGACGACACGGTCGTCTATCTGCTCCCCGACGGCGAGACGTACCTGTTCGTTCCCAACGCGGGCGGCGACGGGGAGATGCACGAACGGTGGACGAGCCGTCGCGACGAGTGGGGACTCGACGCCGTGGTCGCGAACGCCACCGAGGAGTACGCGATGTTCGCCCTGCAGGGGCCCGACGCCGTCGCGACGGCGAGCGAGGCCGCGGGGACCGACCTCGACGACATCCGGCGGTTCACCGGGCGCGACGCGACGGTCGCCGACACGGCGTGTTTCGTCGCGCGGACCGGGTACACCGGCGAGGACGGCGTGGAGTTCCTCCTGCCGACCGACGGCGCCGAGGCGGTGTGGCACGCGCTCGCCGACACGGACGGCACGGGCGTCCAGCCCTGCGGCCTCGGCGCGCGCGACACGCTCCGCATCGAGGCGGGCTTCCTGCTCGCCGGGCAGGACTTCGACATCGAGTCGAACCCCCGGACGCCGTACGAGGCCGGCATCGGCTTCGCCGTCGACCTCGACACCGAGTTCGTGGGCCGCGACGCGCTCGCGGCCGCGACCGACCCCGAGGAGACGTTCGTCGGCTTCAAGCTGACCGAGCGCGGCGTGCCGCGCCACGGCTACGACGTCGTCGACACGGAGAACCGCATCATCGGCGAGGTCACGTCGGGCACGATGAGCCCGACGCTCGACGAGCCGGTCGGGATGGGCTACCTCCCGACCGAGTACGCCGACCCCGGGACGGACGTGCGGGTGGTCGTCCGGGGGAGCGCGAAGAACGCCCGCGTCCACAGCTTACCCTTCTACGAACCATGA
- a CDS encoding DICT sensory domain-containing protein, translating to MTLGDIIDAAAANPTRLRVCSPDDSPDLSDRFGSRNVVVEHTTLPGADEGFVVVRRDGEFVGSVPVRAFDTLVHPPAGVPGSRDGEADEQFRALLGLLDDTVFTSLERDRMLATSREIEDRAWRLGHGRLYAGFQSLPVMHAEADVYRRLATKPDLRVEVFATPNGDPPAVEGATVRVADDPEIADTWFVVYDADTRRDSCALLAVERDPGSYRGFWTYDPERVDEIVLALRGAVERAEQ from the coding sequence ATGACCCTCGGCGACATCATCGACGCGGCCGCCGCGAACCCCACGCGGCTCCGCGTCTGTTCGCCGGACGACTCCCCCGACCTGAGCGACCGGTTCGGCTCGCGCAACGTCGTCGTCGAGCACACGACGCTCCCGGGGGCGGACGAGGGGTTCGTCGTCGTCCGGCGCGACGGCGAGTTCGTCGGCTCCGTCCCGGTGCGCGCGTTCGACACGCTCGTCCACCCGCCGGCCGGCGTCCCCGGCAGCCGCGACGGCGAGGCCGACGAGCAGTTCCGGGCCCTGCTCGGCCTGCTCGATGACACCGTGTTCACCTCGCTGGAGCGCGACCGGATGCTGGCGACCTCCAGGGAGATAGAGGACCGCGCGTGGCGGCTCGGGCACGGCCGGCTCTACGCGGGGTTCCAGTCGCTCCCCGTCATGCACGCGGAGGCGGACGTGTACCGCCGACTGGCGACGAAGCCGGACCTCCGGGTCGAGGTGTTCGCGACGCCGAACGGCGACCCGCCGGCGGTCGAGGGGGCGACCGTCCGCGTCGCCGACGACCCGGAGATAGCCGACACGTGGTTCGTCGTGTACGACGCGGACACGCGCCGCGACAGCTGTGCGCTGCTCGCCGTCGAGCGCGACCCCGGGAGCTACCGCGGCTTCTGGACCTACGACCCCGAGCGGGTGGACGAGATCGTGCTCGCGCTACGCGGTGCGGTCGAGCGGGCCGAGCAGTAG
- a CDS encoding DUF7344 domain-containing protein has product MSSSPDGGIPSAGPSLDTAFGLLADETRRLSLYVLREHGGMSLADLADVVTGWSAVRRGDGRATADDRRERLVSLHHTHVPKLRAAGVVTYDDETGVVAFASPSEAFDRLLDAALAIETEAGETAVPEPEQ; this is encoded by the coding sequence ATGTCCTCCTCGCCAGACGGGGGTATCCCGTCCGCCGGGCCGTCGCTCGACACGGCGTTCGGCCTGCTCGCGGACGAGACACGCCGGCTGTCGCTGTACGTCCTCCGCGAACACGGCGGGATGTCGCTCGCCGACCTCGCGGACGTGGTGACCGGGTGGTCCGCGGTCCGCCGCGGCGACGGGCGCGCCACGGCCGACGACCGCCGCGAGCGGCTCGTCTCGCTCCACCACACACACGTCCCGAAGCTCCGCGCGGCGGGGGTCGTCACCTACGACGACGAGACGGGCGTCGTCGCCTTCGCGTCCCCCTCGGAGGCGTTCGACCGGCTGCTCGACGCCGCGCTGGCCATCGAGACCGAGGCGGGGGAAACGGCCGTACCGGAGCCGGAGCAGTGA
- a CDS encoding NYN domain-containing protein — MSDDERAPARVGLFVDGPNVFREEFDVDLDDVRDAARTEGRLAVTRLYLDEGAPPELIRAAEARGFETTVTSGDVDVKLAVDATEFVVAGELDTLVVVSRDTDFKPALEVANRHGLRTVAVAPGEHGRSDALRNAAHGELTLGPDE; from the coding sequence ATGAGCGACGACGAGCGCGCGCCCGCCCGGGTGGGGCTGTTCGTGGACGGCCCGAACGTGTTCCGCGAGGAGTTCGACGTGGACCTCGACGACGTGCGCGACGCGGCCCGGACGGAGGGGCGGCTGGCCGTGACGCGGCTGTATCTCGACGAGGGCGCCCCGCCGGAGCTGATACGCGCGGCGGAGGCCCGCGGCTTCGAGACGACGGTGACGAGCGGCGACGTGGACGTGAAGCTCGCCGTGGACGCGACGGAGTTCGTCGTCGCCGGCGAACTCGACACGCTGGTCGTCGTCTCCCGCGACACCGACTTCAAGCCCGCGCTGGAGGTGGCGAACCGCCACGGTCTGCGGACCGTCGCCGTCGCGCCGGGCGAACACGGCCGCTCGGACGCGCTCCGCAACGCCGCCCACGGCGAACTCACGCTCGGCCCGGACGAGTAG
- a CDS encoding sodium:calcium antiporter, whose amino-acid sequence MVLPDVLPDSPPVAALAIVVTTAVIWVGSGWLEDSAEELSAHYGLPAVVQGSVVVAVGSSFPELASVVFAALAGSFSMGIGAVVGSAIFNVLVIPAASSIVADGDLDADRALVYKEAQFYMIAVSALVITFALAVIYFPVGGPDELGGELTRSLAAIPLALYGLYLFIQWQDVSDYGGGDGVGDVDVLRSWGLLALGLVTILVSVEQLVGALEVLNRAYGVPDFFAGVTVLAAATSLPDALVSIRTARAGNPLTSLGNVLGSNTFDLLVAIPVGVLIVGTSTVSFAVAAPMFGVLTLATILLFTVLRTDLTLTAPESYLLLVAYAAFVGWVVAETLGVTSFLIGP is encoded by the coding sequence GTGGTCCTTCCCGATGTCCTCCCCGACTCGCCCCCCGTCGCGGCGCTCGCGATAGTCGTCACGACGGCCGTTATCTGGGTCGGCAGCGGCTGGCTGGAGGACTCGGCCGAGGAGCTGTCGGCCCACTACGGCCTCCCGGCCGTCGTGCAGGGCTCGGTCGTGGTGGCCGTGGGGTCGAGCTTCCCGGAACTCGCGAGCGTCGTCTTCGCCGCGCTGGCCGGGTCGTTCAGCATGGGTATCGGCGCCGTCGTCGGCTCCGCGATATTCAACGTGCTCGTCATCCCGGCCGCCTCCAGCATCGTCGCGGACGGCGACCTCGACGCCGACCGCGCGCTCGTGTACAAGGAGGCGCAGTTCTACATGATCGCCGTCTCCGCGCTCGTCATCACCTTCGCGCTCGCGGTCATCTACTTCCCCGTCGGGGGACCGGACGAACTCGGCGGCGAACTGACCCGCTCGCTCGCCGCGATTCCGCTCGCGCTGTACGGCCTCTACCTCTTCATCCAGTGGCAGGACGTGAGCGACTACGGCGGCGGGGACGGCGTGGGCGACGTGGACGTGCTCCGGAGCTGGGGCCTGCTCGCGCTCGGCCTCGTCACCATCCTCGTCAGCGTCGAACAGCTCGTCGGGGCGCTCGAAGTCCTCAACCGGGCGTACGGCGTCCCGGACTTCTTCGCGGGCGTCACCGTCCTCGCCGCCGCGACGAGCCTCCCCGACGCGCTCGTGAGCATCCGGACGGCCCGGGCGGGCAACCCCCTGACGAGCCTCGGCAACGTCCTCGGGTCGAACACCTTCGACCTCCTCGTCGCGATTCCGGTCGGGGTGCTCATCGTGGGGACCTCGACGGTCTCGTTCGCCGTCGCGGCCCCCATGTTCGGCGTGTTGACGCTGGCGACCATCCTGCTGTTCACCGTCCTCCGGACGGACCTGACGCTCACCGCGCCGGAGTCGTACCTCCTGCTCGTCGCCTACGCCGCGTTCGTCGGCTGGGTCGTCGCCGAGACGCTCGGGGTCACGAGCTTCCTCATCGGCCCCTGA